A single genomic interval of bacterium harbors:
- a CDS encoding DUF4804 domain-containing protein, producing MDQQKKKSYFKALPNDSHRIRNYIFRLLTKRNQVYMWDSLPNKLHIKDRAGQYSCLNVNDFKNFSQQFNENISQEEQLISAFLSIGSDTFFINDGQRFNNARMEVDNCIESGYQAGTVGASFERAEALEYKHMLITSSQNTTTKGYGQKSRSILKHVFAKLYHVFGRAPLYETNAICR from the coding sequence ATGGATCAGCAGAAGAAAAAAAGCTATTTTAAAGCGTTGCCAAACGATTCTCATCGAATAAGAAACTACATTTTTAGACTACTTACAAAAAGAAATCAGGTATATATGTGGGACTCTCTGCCGAACAAATTGCACATCAAAGATCGCGCAGGACAATACAGCTGTTTAAACGTTAATGATTTTAAGAATTTTTCACAACAGTTCAATGAGAATATTTCTCAAGAGGAGCAGCTGATCTCAGCATTTTTATCAATTGGCAGCGACACATTTTTTATTAATGATGGCCAAAGATTCAATAATGCTCGAATGGAAGTTGATAACTGCATTGAAAGTGGGTATCAGGCTGGAACCGTGGGCGCTTCATTTGAAAGAGCAGAAGCGCTTGAATATAAACACATGCTGATTACATCATCTCAAAATACAACCACAAAAGGATATGGGCAAAAAAGTAGATCAATTTTAAAACATGTCTTTGCAAAGCTTTATCATGTTTTTGGCAGAGCTCCTTTGTATGAGACGAACGCAATTTGCCGGTGA